A window of the Helianthus annuus cultivar XRQ/B chromosome 4, HanXRQr2.0-SUNRISE, whole genome shotgun sequence genome harbors these coding sequences:
- the LOC110899030 gene encoding F-box/LRR-repeat protein At5g63520, which produces MHKKTKTPGDHLFRRSASVSVRSSEMVTSSTTIDDLGIDLVQNIFGRLLAVHFASADCVSRSWHHACRLILRRPKLSSACSSNPDLEVAVESVLNKVLSEPIRPQFAIASVCRKIDLSMAHRLITEKLGSYVPVITNCSRGVIGRDAISDEFKEWEATEDSGAIIMLMVGYLPGIKVKTIPLLQPAQFVGMINKFSSNVSGSKSPAAIIMFSERQAFITAAVEKMDRTMSPETVIVGDYECHAYKVTFFGEDRFRSWLNTKREGSHELDAGTNWKLALEDLGVSASLRVFIGLEKVGCTTPFAFHEYYRDDESRLRVGGIGIKRGDTFRFYRPDTTTALSSVANVSNHLRSFKQERTSGDNKRWEVFGGLIFNSCDRRQFFYDQPNTDSSPFLDNFPGVTLGGIFCSGEVGRGYVQESQEQKWGRCCLHAFSAVNLIMSYRP; this is translated from the exons ATGCATAAGAAAACGAAAACTCCCGGCGATCATCTCTTCCGGCGATCCGCTTCAGTTTCCGTACGATCCAG CGAAATGGTGACGTCATCAACAACGATTGATGACCTCGGCATAGACCTTGTTCAAAACATATTCGGTAGACTTCTGGCGGTCCATTTTGCCTCTGCTGATTGCGTTAGCCGCTCCTGGCACCATGCTTGCCGTCTTATTCTTCGCCGCCCTAAGCTCTCCTCCGCTTGCTCCTCCAATCCTGACCTCGAA GTTGCTGTAGAAAGTGTGCTGAATAAAGTACTATCGGAGCCAATTCGTCCTCAATTTGCCATTGCTTCTGTTTGTCGTAAGATCGATTTGTCAATGGCCCACCGACTG ATTACTGAAAAACTAGGCTCCTACGTTCCTGTCATCACTAATTGTTCTCGTGGAGTTATTGGAAGGGATGCGATTTCTGATGAATTCAAAGAG TGGGAAGCTACTGAAGATTCTGGTGCCATAATCATGTTAATGGTTGGATATCTACCAGGGATAAAAGTCAAAACAATCCCACTCCTG CAACCCGCCCAATTTGTAGGAATGATTAATAAGTTCTCAAGTAATGTTTCTGGAAGTAAATCGCCTGCTGCAATAATAATGTTCAGT GAACGTCAAGCATTCATAACAGCTGCTGTGGAAAAGATGG ATCGTACCATGTCACCAGAAACTGTCATTGTTGGCGATTACGAAT GCCATGCATACAAGGTGACATTTTTTGGAGAAGATCGCTTTAGGTCTTGGCTCAATACAAAAAGAGAAGGGTCACATGAGCTTGATGCGGGAACAAATTGGAAACTAGCTTTAGAAGAT TTAGGAGTCTCGGCCTCTCTCCGTGTCTTCATTGGGCTGGAAAAAGTCGGATGTACGACTCCTTTTGCATTCCACGAATATTATAG GGATGATGAGAGTCGCCTTCGTGTTGGTGGTATAGGCATTAAAAGAGGCGATACTTTCCGTTTTTACCGCCCAGATACCACCACTGCTTTATCTTCTGTTGCCAATGTCTCTAACCATCTGAGATCTTTCAAGCAAGAGAGAACCAGTGGCGATAATAAGCGGTGGGAGGTGTTTGGCGGTCTTATTTTCAATTCTTGTGATCGGCGTCAGTTTTTCTACGACCAACCGAACACTGACAGCTCGCCGTTTTTGGACAACTTTCCTGGCGTGACACTTGGCGGGATATTTTGTTCTGGGGAAGTTGGGCGTGGCTATGTTCAAGAATCTCAAGAACAAAAGTGGGGGCGTTGTTGCCTGCATGCATTCTCTGCTGTCAATTTGATTATGTCTTACCGTCCATAG